The window ttctaaCACCATCCCAACCCCCACAGGTTATGACTTTGCTGCTGTCTTGGAATGGTTTGCGGAACGTGTGGACCGCATCATCCTTCTCTTTGATGCCCACAAGCTGGATATCTCTGATGAGTTCTCTGAGGTCATCAAGGCCCTGAAGAACCACGAAGACAAGATGCGAGTGGTGTTGAATAAGGCTGACCAGATTGAGACACAGCAGCTGATGAGAGTTTATGGGGCCCTCATGTGGTCCCTGGGAAAGATCGTCAACACCCCTGAAGTAATCCGGGTCTACATTGGCTCCTTTTGGTCCCACCCGCTGCTCATCCCAGACAACCGCAAGCTCTTTGAGGCCGAAGAGCAGGACCTTTTCAGAGATATCCAGAGCCTACCCAGGAATGCAGCCCTCCGGAAACTCAATGACCTCATCAAGAGGGCACGGCTGGCCAAGGCATGTCCATCCCTTGGGGAGAATGAAGCTGAGCATCATGGGAGTGGGAATAGGCAACATGAGAGAGTTGAGAAAAGAATGTAGGAGAACAGGCCAAAGAGTTGTGGCTTGGGAAGCCTTTACCACATGGGTCATTGAATACTGTTGGAACAATGGCCTCCAGATTGTTGCCTTAAAGAGAaatcaggagggggcagctaggtggtgcagtggacagagcaccggccctggattcaggaggacctgagttcaaatttgacttcagacacttaacacttactagctttgtgaccctgggaaagtcacttaaccccaattgcctcaccaaaaaaaaaaaaaaaaaagagaaatcaggcATGCCAAGACCTCATAACCATCTATATACTGACCTACTGGAACCATCTCTTTCCCTGTTCAGAGTTATGAAAGGATCTTAGCACCCAGAGCAATCAGAGTGCTAGGGCTAGGGAAAGTGATTGACTTATGGAAAAAGGGTATGTTTGGAAAGTGATGGGAATATCAATGAGCAAAGGTGAAAGGGATGGGAATAGTGTAGACCAAAAGccatgaaggggtctgatgttttaataactttttgaaaattattttttctttatttcctatatgcacatatttatttcatatatatgtatccatGTGGATGTATCTGTCTATACTGTAGAGGATGCtatgatattgtaaattaaaaacaaaaaataaaggagttattaaatactgaaactcctttgtgacttcatgacttttggcctactctgcatatgtgtacatagttatagatagatataaattgtatagatagatatagatatgtaactTATATGGAGATAGATCTATGTAAAtagataaaattataattatatctatagtgtgggggcggggggagagtgAGAGTGTCTTCATCCTTGATCTCTCTTGTTCTTAGGTCCATGCCTATATCATCAGCTCTCTAAAGAAGGAGATGCCATCCGTGTTTGGGAAGGACAACAAGAAGAAGGAGCTAGTGAATAACCTGGGAGAGATTTATGGACGGATTGAGCGGGAGCACCAGATCTCACCAGGGGATTTCCCCAACCTGAAAAAGATGCAGGTAAGTGGAGAATATCCTACTAAGCTGCAGGTGAGCAGCTCGTGTGGGACATCTGGGAGAGTCAACACAACTGGACTCTGCCTCTAAGACAGACTTGAAAATATTATTGAGATTATATAGGGAAGGTTAAATATAAAAGAACCAGCAGGGTCTCACAGAAGGGGCCTAAATATAGAATTAAAAAGCCAACCATATAAATTAACCCTATTCAGGGCTCTGGATCAGAGAGGTGCAATACAGAATTTTTCTGTCTTGGAGGGTACAGTATGTATGTGCTATTCTTAGGATTTCTGAGAACTCCAACCCTCAAGTAGGTGTGAGCATCCATGGACTTAGATGTATTTGTGAAACCTAATATCCTCGGACTTTCTTTGGATGCCACTTTCTTTCTCAGTGCCTGTGTTGAAATCATAGCTCCTTGTGAAGTGGGTGGAATTACAAAAACCTCTCAGGCCCCAGGACCCCACTGAGCCTGGCACTAGCATCTCCTCCAGAGTTCTCCTCATTGTGTTCACTTTTATGGAGGGCTATTTCACCCAAAATTATATAAGTGGCAACAAGACATTGGGTCCTCTGAAAAGAGCTCATAACACATGGGAGGGCTAGATGTTGATCTGTTCAATGAACTCTTCAGCCCTAAAGGGATCCATTTCCAGGGATTGATCTGGGTTTAATAGAGATTTTGGTGAAAGCTGCTGCCACATGCCTCTGTTAGCATGGGAAGAACCACTTCTATTGCTAGGGAGCCCTGTTGTTCACTGAgtagaaaaacatgagaaagacaGACTTATGAAAAGATGGATTTGAATGGGGCAAGCACTGGTCTGAGTTGGGATGAAGGGCttgttgaagtgaattgaattacTCCAGCTAGAAGGGATGTTGGGAACCCTCCAATCtagctccttcattttaaagaccaTGGGGCCAACTTTCTGCCTTTGGGTAAATAAAAGCACATCAGCCACTTCTTTCACGTTTCATTGGCCAGGCCCTGGGAGAGCTGAGTGAGAAATGTCCAAATTAACACCTGCTCTCCAAATGTGGCAGTGCTTCTTAAAATTCTCCTGGATTTTCATCCCACCATGACCATTTTTCTGTATGGCCTGGGATGACATGCACACATACCTTTGTACTGGGCTGGCAGCCAGAACAGCAGTTGTCAGGCTCCATCCTATCACTGCCTCTTAGCCAAAGCCAGGGAGGACAAAGGCAGGCAGACTCTTCATGGCTCAGGACCACTTAAGATGACAAGTAAATGTAAAACTTGAGCATACTACTTAGGTTGTGGTGGAGAAGGAGGGCAAAAAGGACAGAGATGAATCTTGAGCTCCTCCATTCTCTTAGTCCTGTTGGCTTTTATGGGATCTTAAGGCAAGAGTCGATGACACAGAACATTAAAGCTCAGCAAGATTTGAGATATCTTTTCCCATAGGATCACGAATTTAGCTCTGAAAgggcttagaaatcatctagcctacctttcccttccccattttacagataaggaaactgagacccagagttaTGATGAAACTTACACAAATCACACAAATTTGCCATCACCATCATTTACCACATTCTGTGATTGTCTtcctcatgcctcagtttcttcatctgtaaatggaaagagaatcaaGAGTATGTTTAACTACTTCAAAGGGatatcatggggggcagctaggtggtacagtggattaaacactgatgctggattcaggaggacttgggttccaatcccatctcagacacttgctagctatgtgaccctgggcaagtcacttaaccctcattgcccctcacaaaaGGGGGGTGTATTATGCAGATTAATGAGGTAAGGTACATGCAAGCACTTTGGAGCCTTTGGGAGGCCAGGGTTCTCCTAGTCAGGGAGAATAACActattcattttgtctttctcttgtcttaaTCATCTCAGGAGCAACTGCAGGCTCAAGACTTTACCAAATTCCAGCCCCTGAAGAACAAGCTCCTGGAGGTGGTGGAGGACATGCTGGCTCATGACATCGCGCAGCTCATGGTGCTGGTGCGTCAGGAAGAGACACAGCGGCCGGTCCAGATGGTGAAGGGAGGGGCTTTCGAGGGCACCTTACACGGCCCCTTTGGACATGGctatggggaaggagcaggggagggcATTGATGATGCTGAATGGGTGGTGGCCAGGGACAAGCCTATGTACGACGAGATCTTCTACACCCTGTCCCCAGTGGATGGCAAAATCACGGGGGCCAATGCTAAGAAGGAGATGGTGCGTTCCAAGCTTCCCAACACCGTGCTGGGCAAGATCTGGAAGCTGGCAGACATTGACAAGGATGGAATGCTGGATGATGAAGAGTTTGCCCTTGCCAACCACCTCATCAAAGTCAAGTTGGAAGGGCATGAGCTACCCAACGAGCTGCCCTCCCACCTCCTGCCCCCTTCCAAGCGGAAAATGGCAGAATGAAGAATTTTCTGAGCAAGCGTGAGCTGAAGTGAAAGATAAATGGGACAAGataaaaacatacacatatacacctaaATTTAAAGACCTACACCTTTAGAGAAGGGTGACCACTAGAATTTGACTGGTTTGGACATGTGAATGGGCTCCCAGTGTTGGTGGGAACTCACCCCAAGCACCCAGTTAAGATAATTTGAGGACCTCTAACCCTGTAACTCAAAATAGGTATCcctgcccctttttctttccaatttgtcCCCAGTCCCTTCTGCCTCCATAATCCTTAGATTCATACTTCTGTAGAGGTAGTCACCCTAATTTAAAGGTGCAGTCACCCAAAGGTGGCATTCCAGTTCTTGGCTGATTTCTATTATTCCCAACCAAGAAtctgagaagacaagaaaggcTTTTTATCATAATAGGTAATTAACTTTTTTCTGTACATTTTTTATTTGGCTTCCTAATAAGAAATTTGCCCAGGCAGAGTAGGAAATATGAGAGAAAGGGTTATAATGAACAAATACATTAACAGTAAATACATGTGTGATATACACCCGCGAAGGCTTTGTCGTTCGAGTATCTGGAACCCTGTTGGGCAAAGAGGACCAGGTGTAGAATTATTACCCTTTTTCCCTAATCTCAAAGCATGGAAGATTCCTTGCAAGGAAGGCCTACTCTTCTTACATCCTGCCTCTTGCTAACAGAGGAGGTGGTGGATGGTCAGCAAGCCCATCTGACAAGTGGGATTAGAGATTCTAATTGCTCTTCAGAATCTCTGACTTCTCTAGGACCTACATTATGGAAACTCAGCAGAGCCCCTGGCAGGAAATGGCTTGAGCAAACTGGTTATCATTCAATATTCAATCTTTCAGTCCTTGCCTCCAGTAGCTTTCTTAACTGCACCCTGACCATAGCCCTTTTACAGCTTGGCCACACCTTCATTGTCAGAAAATCGCTCCAGCCTGAGTTCCCACCCTGCAGGGATTGATAGTGACAACTCTCCATCCCCTTCATGCATCCACATTGTCCGTCTCTCTcctccattttacttttttggtcGTTGGTAtcatatcatcccttcatatgtcATGCTCACACCATGACAGAAGACATACCCCTAGATGagtctaatttattttatatctctgtTCATATTCTATAGAGAAATATTACATGTATCTATAATGTTTATTCATGCATTGCACATTGTTAGCTGTCCACATATTAATACAGTGCATTAACCCTTTGGTACCCTTGGTCCTAGAGCATCATTCAAATGGGAGAATGTGGGAATGGTGAAGAAGAAAGGTTGGGGTTCTTTGAAGGCATCCTCTTACAGAAGGTAGCCCACTTGATGCTGCTCTGCAGTCCACAGAAAAATACACCAAAGCCTAATGGCTTCTGGGTTATCTGCTTCAGAAAGTCACAGTGGCTTATCCTGGACTGAGCTGCAAAAACCACATATGGAATACTGTCATGCTGCCACACCCAAAGGACAAAGAAAGTCCTCAAAGCTGGAGGTTTCCCTCTGTATCAAacaattccttatttttttttaggataaAACAAAGGAGGAGGTACCCTTTTCATGGGATTCATTTCATAAACCAGGAAAAAAGATTCAGCAAGGCTCAGTACTAGACTTCAGTTGCCTGAAGTTTAATGTTCTGGCTCTGCCACATCTGTGTGACATCAggtttaacctctctgagccttggtttccttgcataaaatgaaaaggttgaactgGACTTGTAATGTCAAACACATGCATTGTGGTTAGCAACACTCTGCCATACtctgcccaaaccagattaaaatgtaaatggggataaagcaccagccctgaattcaagaagacctgagttcaaatccagcctcagacagttgatactagctgtgtgaccctggacaggtcacttaaccctcattgccccacccccaaaaatgtaaatggagaataattaacaaaataaaaatacaacagaacatggataatgttaataCGTGATGTTCTAAGTCACTGTGCAGACCATAGGGACCCCTTAGTGGCCTCTGTTTCTAAATGAATTTGACATCACTAGACTAGATAATTGCAGAGCTGCCTAcccattctaaatctatgctgctaggaaaactggagtAGGTCCCCAGAAGTTCCATACATAGAATGTAGTATGTACTGGGTTCAAGATCTGGAGTCCTGAGGTCAAGTCCTAAATAGCTaggtgatcttggtcaagtctctTCAAATTTCTGGCCTCCAGTTTCCcagtctataaaataaagggagtaGGAATAGACGATCTTTAAGGACGCTTCCTTTATGAAATGGTCCAAGATGAAAGTGGATGCATTCCTGGGAGGATCAGTGTTCTTTAAGGAGGAGTGGGAAAGGGGTGATGGGAGGGGCGTTTTTTCAAAGAGTAAAGAAACTATCTGCCCCCACTGACTCAGCTACATGAAACCTTAAGGACATCTACCCTTTTTCACctcagtgttttgttgttgttctcattgtttttccctttcccctctcctttctaaaGAGCTCTGCTGGAGGAAAGCAgggaaaaaagaatctagacccAGGCATTCTACTTAATccactgtttgtttgtttttgttttggaattaaatcaaattttaaaaatgcatgtggTGAAAGCAGCTGGGGCCCCTCAGGGTGGGTGAAGAGTCAAATAATTCTCTGGGTGGGAACACTTCCCTTTGGGAGGATGCTGCATCACGTGAGTGAGTTATTTGTATGCAAAAATTGACTCAGCCTGAGGAAATAGAAGACTAGATGTGTAGCCCAGCACTCTAGAAGAGAGCCCTGGAAAGCCCTGCTAGCCCATTCACTTGCTTCCCCAGACTTCTCCATATGGTGGCCAAACACTGACATCCCTTCACTGCTCATACATTGAGAGTCCCTCTTGAGCACAGATCCTAATTCAATAAAATCTGATTGAGTAAAGGTTGAAGTGTCTTCttccataaatgaatgaatatgattATTTGCCCATATGTATTTGAGTTACTTTCCCAGGTAGGGTGAtgtcttcctctccaccatccACACTCTGTTCCAgccatctcccttctcttccaACCATCTAGCGGTACACATTTCTCAGCCAGTTGTCTGGAGCTAGTGGCAATTTtgaggcagttttttttttttcctccatgtgGAACTGATGGACATGGGAATCAATCCACAGACCAGACCTTGGCCCTATGAGCTAACCAAGATGAACAAACAATGCCATTTGCAATATTCCTAAGAAGGGTAGATTTCCTGTTCCTAAAGAGGGTAGGGCCAACCGTCCATCAGTCTGGGCAACAACCGGAAGCCAGTCTGAGGTTCTCTACCTCCTTACCAGAGTAGGCCTCATCACATTCAACACACTTCCCATGGTAGCTTCAAAGCCTGACCTAATGCATAAGTGCTGcccttaaagtcaagaagactatTTCAGATCCTACCTTGGACACTAGCCtagaccctgagaaagtcactcagCCTCACTTTTCCAATTTCtaaaaaggggatgataatagcacccacctcaatcaaatgaggtaacacataaagagctttgcaaaccttaaagtgctataaactttaaaatgctagctattattcctatttaagGAAGGCTAGAGAACCCTGAACATTTACAGTAGTAGCTGTTAGCAGGAATTATAAGAACCCTAGGCTGGATAGATTAAAACCCAGTTTGAGTGAATGAGTAATTGATGTCTTTCTCGCCTGCCTGAGAATTCCCACCTACAAGCAGCTGTTTCTAGCATCCTGTCTCCTCACATTTATGTGAGTGCTGAGCTATCCAGTAAGTCTCATCGTGAGGGTGTGCCACTATATTTATAGCAAGGCTATCCCAAGAACCAGCTCTGCAAAAATTTCAACACCAGTGAGACACTTAATTGCATCTACACCAACACATCTCCCCACACCACCctcatccttcctccttcctctagcatccatccctctcttccttctctcccttttttgctCTCCCACTCTCCCAGGCAGAGTTACAGCTCATCTATTGCCAAGAGAGTTCATATGCATAAATGCATAAATAGATCATAGAGCAaagactggaagggaccttatcaAATGGTGTGGCCAAGAAATTAAAGAGACAACTGCTTGCCTGGAGAAATCAGGGCAGGCCTAAATGAAACCAAGTCGAATGTGTAAAGGTTTATCAATGAGCCTTAAATAAATTAAATCCATGCTTTCTGCTTTACCCCACACCCTGCTTGCCCTCACCAGGGGTTCTAGATATTTCTGTGGGATTGGGCTGCTGGAAAGTGTACGTGACTCTAGGATTTCATTGGAACAGAAAATTCCTGATGAGAAAACTCCCCCAATGCAGACAGACGTATACCTGCTCTGTAACTTATGGTCTTAAAGAGTGCCCTGGAGCatagagtctcacagctagtaggtgtcagaaaCCAGACTTGAgctcatgtctttctgatttcaaatctgactcagTTATTTACTATATCAGGCTAGCTCTTTGTATCAAGaatactattcccattttatagatgaggaaaatgaagctcagaggcTTAAGTTTTGCCTGTGACCATTTACCAAGtacagtcaagaagcatttattaagtgcctgctatatgccagaaactgtgctaaatgctagagatacaaagaaagaaaacaaaaccaaaagaaaaaaaacccaccatagtCCCCGCTCTCAAGAAGATCATTTCCAAAGGAAAGACAACGTGCAAGTAACTATGTCCAAACAAGGACAGAGGCTGGGTAAATTGTAGTTAATTTAGAGGCCATTAGTGAATAGCACCTGGACTCAGGGATCTATCCGCTACTCCTGCTGTCATACTCTCTTTATGACCCTGATTAAAGAAGAAATGATAGAAGGAGGTAGAGAAGCCTTTACAGAAGTCCCATCTTAGAGCTTATCTGGCCTACTCCCTCCATGTTACAGGGCAGCAAAGGTAAGGCAGCTTGTCATGAGGCTAGTTTATGGGGAAGCTGGAATGAGACCCATGTCCCCTTGACCCCCAGTGCAGCGTTCTTTCACAAGTAACTGATTAATGGAGAACTGACTGAAGCAAAGTTTTCACAATGAGTAGAGTTTAAGGAGGATGTCATCAGCTCATAATTACCCACATCAGGGCCTGCCAGGCACATTTGGAGCCATTGTTCCCTAAGTCTCTTGACTGTGGAGGCTTCCCCACCATGACCCTTCTTCATCTTCCTGTGGTAACCTCCCCAGATCCATGTGCTTTCTCTTTTACTTCCCCTTGGCTACCTGGTGCTGCCCAGCTTCCTCTCCTAGATCCTGCTATAGATAgctatgaaagcaaatgttgggAGAAGCAGGGGAGAGAGGATCATTGCCTTGCA is drawn from Dromiciops gliroides isolate mDroGli1 chromosome 2, mDroGli1.pri, whole genome shotgun sequence and contains these coding sequences:
- the EHD3 gene encoding EH domain-containing protein 3 isoform X1, with product MFSWLGHDDRRRKDPEVFQTVSEGLKKLYKTKLLPLEEYYRFHEFHSPALEDADFDNKPMVLLVGQYSTGKTTFIRYLLEQDFPGMRIGPEPTTDSFIAVMQGDVEGIIPGNALVVDPKKPFRKLNAFGNAFLNRFVCAQLPNPVLESISVIDTPGILSGEKQRISRDAEEGHSCLYRCPFGGYDFAAVLEWFAERVDRIILLFDAHKLDISDEFSEVIKALKNHEDKMRVVLNKADQIETQQLMRVYGALMWSLGKIVNTPEVIRVYIGSFWSHPLLIPDNRKLFEAEEQDLFRDIQSLPRNAALRKLNDLIKRARLAKVHAYIISSLKKEMPSVFGKDNKKKELVNNLGEIYGRIEREHQISPGDFPNLKKMQEQLQAQDFTKFQPLKNKLLEVVEDMLAHDIAQLMVLVRQEETQRPVQMVKGGAFEGTLHGPFGHGYGEGAGEGIDDAEWVVARDKPMYDEIFYTLSPVDGKITGANAKKEMVRSKLPNTVLGKIWKLADIDKDGMLDDEEFALANHLIKVKLEGHELPNELPSHLLPPSKRKMAE
- the EHD3 gene encoding EH domain-containing protein 3 isoform X2, with translation MFSWLGHDDRRRKDPEVFQTVSEGLKKLYKTKLLPLEEYYRFHEFHSPALEDADFDNKPMVLLVGQYSTGKTTFIRYLLEQDFPGMRIGPEPTTDSFIAVMQGDVEGIIPGNALVVDPKKPFRKLNAFGNAFLNRFVCAQLPNPVLESISVIDTPGILSGEKQRISRGYDFAAVLEWFAERVDRIILLFDAHKLDISDEFSEVIKALKNHEDKMRVVLNKADQIETQQLMRVYGALMWSLGKIVNTPEVIRVYIGSFWSHPLLIPDNRKLFEAEEQDLFRDIQSLPRNAALRKLNDLIKRARLAKVHAYIISSLKKEMPSVFGKDNKKKELVNNLGEIYGRIEREHQISPGDFPNLKKMQEQLQAQDFTKFQPLKNKLLEVVEDMLAHDIAQLMVLVRQEETQRPVQMVKGGAFEGTLHGPFGHGYGEGAGEGIDDAEWVVARDKPMYDEIFYTLSPVDGKITGANAKKEMVRSKLPNTVLGKIWKLADIDKDGMLDDEEFALANHLIKVKLEGHELPNELPSHLLPPSKRKMAE